A stretch of Bacillus pseudomycoides DNA encodes these proteins:
- a CDS encoding YebC/PmpR family DNA-binding transcriptional regulator produces the protein MGRKWNNIKEKKASKDANTSRVYAKFGREIYVAAKQGEPDPESNQALKVVLERAKTYSVPKTIIDRAIEKAKGGSEENYDELRYEGFGPNGSMVIVDTLTNNVNRTAADVRAAFSKNSGNMGVNGSVAYMFDATAVIGLEGKTADEVLEILMEADVDARDILEEEEAVIVYAEPDQFHAVQAALKDAGITEFTVAELTMLAQSDVTLSEDAQVQFEKMIDALEDLEDVQQVYHNVDLGE, from the coding sequence ATGGGTCGTAAATGGAATAATATTAAAGAAAAAAAAGCATCAAAAGATGCAAATACAAGCCGCGTATACGCTAAATTTGGACGTGAGATTTATGTAGCGGCAAAACAAGGTGAACCAGATCCAGAATCAAACCAAGCTTTAAAAGTGGTATTAGAGCGTGCAAAGACGTACAGTGTACCAAAAACAATTATTGACCGTGCAATTGAAAAAGCAAAAGGTGGTTCAGAAGAAAACTATGACGAACTTCGTTATGAAGGATTTGGACCAAACGGATCAATGGTAATTGTAGATACACTTACAAATAACGTGAACCGTACTGCAGCAGATGTACGCGCTGCATTTAGTAAAAATAGCGGTAACATGGGTGTGAATGGATCAGTAGCATATATGTTTGATGCGACTGCTGTTATTGGACTTGAAGGAAAAACTGCAGATGAAGTGCTTGAAATTTTAATGGAAGCAGATGTAGATGCACGTGATATTTTAGAAGAAGAAGAGGCAGTTATCGTTTATGCTGAGCCTGATCAGTTCCATGCGGTACAAGCCGCACTTAAGGATGCTGGTATTACAGAATTTACAGTTGCTGAATTAACAATGCTTGCACAAAGTGATGTAACACTTTCAGAAGATGCACAAGTACAATTTGAAAAAATGATTGATGCATTGGAAGATTTAGAAGATGTTCAACAAGTTTATCACAATGTGGACTTAGGGGAATAA
- a CDS encoding transglycosylase domain-containing protein, with amino-acid sequence MKERVLSRVNYHQKVLFNPITKFLYKAIILLLLLSCTLLFIGNVMIERSDISKLHVPTKLEVPESLAHAFIATEDKRFYHHNGLDYIAIVRASIENIKAGGVVQGGSTITQQLSKNAFLSNERTFSRKWKEVFYTKKIERTFTKNEILKLYVSNIYYGEGAWGIEKASKLYFGKKVNQLTLSESAMMAAVVKAPAYYSPAQNYDKAVERRNVVLKLMEREGYISHDEYLQAISEKLVIRHDIPTKHSLQKVAREKAVS; translated from the coding sequence ATGAAAGAGCGAGTACTATCTAGAGTTAACTATCATCAAAAAGTTTTATTCAATCCAATTACAAAGTTTCTTTATAAAGCTATTATTTTATTATTACTACTTAGTTGTACATTATTATTCATAGGAAATGTAATGATTGAACGAAGTGATATTAGTAAGCTACATGTACCGACTAAATTAGAGGTGCCAGAATCTTTGGCTCACGCCTTTATTGCGACAGAAGATAAAAGGTTTTATCACCATAACGGTTTAGACTATATAGCAATTGTTCGAGCTTCTATTGAAAATATAAAAGCTGGTGGTGTTGTACAGGGCGGAAGTACAATTACACAGCAGCTTTCCAAAAATGCTTTTTTATCTAATGAACGTACATTTTCTCGTAAATGGAAAGAGGTCTTTTATACAAAAAAAATTGAGCGTACATTTACTAAAAATGAGATTTTAAAATTATATGTAAGCAATATTTATTATGGAGAAGGTGCATGGGGCATTGAAAAAGCATCCAAGTTATACTTTGGCAAAAAGGTAAATCAATTAACATTAAGTGAGAGTGCAATGATGGCTGCTGTTGTGAAAGCTCCTGCTTACTATTCTCCTGCTCAAAATTATGATAAAGCGGTAGAAAGACGAAATGTCGTTTTGAAATTAATGGAACGAGAAGGATATATTAGTCATGATGAATATCTGCAAGCGATTAGTGAAAAATTAGTAATTCGTCATGACATTCCAACTAAGCATTCGTTGCAAAAAGTAGCTCGTGAAAAGGCGGTAAGCTAA
- a CDS encoding thioredoxin domain-containing protein codes for MKSSNKIMALGIVFSIAVLIVIGTIAYSIINDKKDKGDEMFAYSSQQSLGKKDAPVKVVEFGDFKCPACRTWDATVLPRLKEDYINKDKVQFYFINFPFVGKDSDLGAAAGEAIYKQDPESFWTFYDEIYQKQKKDTEEWITEELLLNIVKEKLPKVNVDQFKKDLHSKEIQEKVRKDSDRAQKLKVQGAPSVYVNGNLANPDYDSIKKAIDKELKK; via the coding sequence ATGAAATCATCAAACAAAATCATGGCTCTTGGTATTGTTTTTTCTATCGCAGTATTAATTGTAATCGGGACAATTGCGTACAGTATCATAAATGACAAAAAGGATAAAGGGGATGAGATGTTTGCTTATTCCTCGCAGCAATCTTTAGGTAAGAAAGATGCTCCCGTTAAGGTTGTAGAATTTGGAGACTTTAAATGTCCAGCTTGTCGAACTTGGGATGCGACAGTATTACCTCGTTTAAAAGAAGACTATATTAATAAAGATAAAGTACAGTTTTATTTCATTAATTTCCCGTTTGTTGGAAAAGACTCTGACTTAGGTGCTGCTGCTGGTGAGGCAATATATAAACAGGACCCAGAATCCTTCTGGACGTTCTACGATGAAATTTATCAAAAACAGAAGAAAGATACTGAGGAATGGATTACAGAAGAACTGCTTCTTAATATAGTGAAGGAAAAACTTCCAAAGGTAAATGTAGATCAGTTTAAAAAAGATTTACATAGCAAAGAAATTCAAGAAAAAGTACGTAAAGATTCAGACCGTGCACAAAAACTGAAAGTACAAGGTGCTCCTTCAGTGTATGTAAACGGAAATCTTGCGAATCCAGATTATGATAGTATAAAAAAGGCAATTGATAAAGAATTGAAAAAGTGA
- the queG gene encoding tRNA epoxyqueuosine(34) reductase QueG gives MDFEQLKQDVIAYSKTIGIDKIGFASASPFEELKQRLIQQQQLNYQSGFEEPDIEKRTNPQLLLPGAKSIIAIALAYPSKLKNAPLSKRGERRGIFCRASWGQDYHLVLRDRLQKLEAYLIEKLPDIEVKSMVDTGELSDRAVSERAGIGWSGKNCSIITPEFGSYVYLGEMITNVPFPPDKPIEDQCGSCTKCIDICPTGALVQGGQLDSKKCIAFLTQTKGFLPEEYRDKIGNRIYGCDTCQTVCPKNRGKDFHNHPEMEPDPELVKPLLTPLLTISNRDFKEKYGIMSGSWRGKKPLQRNAILALAHFKEITAIPDLIGVMKDDPRPVIRGTAAWALGKIGGEGVGEAIEKAMEREKDEEILHEMNRGLEMLAEKKQ, from the coding sequence ATGGATTTTGAGCAATTAAAGCAAGATGTTATAGCGTATAGTAAAACGATTGGAATAGATAAAATAGGCTTTGCGAGTGCCTCACCATTTGAAGAGTTAAAACAGCGTTTAATTCAGCAGCAACAATTAAATTATCAGTCTGGTTTTGAAGAACCTGATATTGAAAAAAGAACAAATCCACAGTTACTATTGCCGGGAGCAAAATCAATTATTGCAATTGCATTAGCATACCCATCAAAGTTGAAAAATGCACCGTTAAGTAAACGTGGAGAAAGACGTGGGATTTTTTGTCGTGCATCTTGGGGACAAGATTATCATCTTGTTTTACGGGATCGCTTGCAAAAATTAGAGGCGTATTTAATTGAGAAGCTTCCTGATATAGAAGTGAAATCAATGGTAGATACGGGAGAACTGAGTGATCGTGCTGTTTCAGAGCGTGCTGGCATTGGTTGGAGCGGTAAAAATTGCTCCATTATTACGCCGGAATTTGGCTCTTATGTGTATTTAGGTGAAATGATTACGAATGTACCATTTCCGCCGGATAAACCAATAGAAGATCAGTGCGGAAGCTGTACAAAGTGTATTGATATTTGTCCAACTGGTGCACTTGTACAAGGTGGACAATTAGATTCTAAAAAATGTATTGCCTTTTTAACACAAACAAAAGGGTTTCTTCCAGAAGAATATCGGGATAAAATTGGAAACCGGATTTACGGCTGTGATACGTGCCAAACGGTTTGCCCAAAGAACAGAGGAAAGGATTTTCATAACCATCCAGAAATGGAACCCGATCCAGAGCTTGTCAAACCACTGCTAACGCCATTATTAACGATAAGTAACCGAGATTTCAAAGAAAAATACGGCATTATGTCGGGGTCATGGCGCGGGAAAAAACCATTGCAACGAAATGCAATTTTAGCCCTTGCTCATTTTAAAGAAATCACAGCAATTCCTGATTTAATTGGTGTTATGAAGGATGATCCAAGACCAGTAATTCGAGGGACAGCGGCATGGGCTTTAGGGAAAATTGGTGGTGAAGGTGTAGGAGAAGCAATTGAAAAGGCGATGGAACGTGAGAAGGATGAAGAAATTCTTCATGAAATGAATCGTGGTCTTGAAATGTTAGCTGAGAAAAAACAGTAG
- a CDS encoding amidase domain-containing protein gives MLVKEQLEQQMQQFLAYITNKRAGVDKIPADLLQVLQRKRNLFQKRDAEIVKATADVSFIRQWNRKKYQEVDYQVHLKYLVDHHELFYMEEEQLERRVYLEDGRIVEDKDVETKEERVQGETLERETTKGNYDSYQYNRLEAVKYAERWWDDRNPAYRNFPDNCTNFISQCLHAGETPMNGYPNIRKGWWQRENQWSWSWAVAHSFYWYLSGATTGLRAKAVESPGDLLLGDVIVYDFEDDGRWNHTTIVVAKDADGMPLVNAHSANSRMRYWNYEDSSKYTPQMKYKFFHIING, from the coding sequence ATGTTGGTAAAGGAACAGCTTGAGCAACAGATGCAACAATTTTTAGCTTATATTACAAATAAACGTGCAGGTGTCGATAAGATTCCTGCTGATTTACTACAAGTGTTACAGCGAAAAAGAAATTTGTTTCAAAAACGTGATGCTGAAATTGTAAAAGCAACAGCAGATGTATCTTTTATAAGACAATGGAATAGGAAGAAATATCAAGAAGTAGATTATCAAGTTCATTTGAAATATTTAGTTGATCACCATGAATTATTCTATATGGAAGAAGAACAATTAGAACGACGTGTTTATTTGGAAGATGGGCGTATTGTAGAAGATAAGGATGTTGAAACAAAAGAAGAAAGAGTCCAAGGCGAAACGTTAGAGCGAGAGACTACGAAAGGAAATTATGATTCGTATCAATATAATCGTTTGGAAGCTGTCAAATATGCGGAGCGTTGGTGGGATGATCGGAACCCAGCGTATCGCAATTTTCCTGATAATTGTACGAATTTTATTTCGCAGTGTTTACATGCTGGTGAAACACCAATGAATGGGTATCCTAACATTCGCAAAGGATGGTGGCAAAGGGAAAATCAGTGGAGCTGGAGCTGGGCAGTTGCTCATTCATTTTATTGGTATTTATCAGGGGCTACAACAGGACTACGTGCTAAAGCGGTAGAAAGTCCAGGAGATCTTCTACTGGGTGATGTAATTGTCTATGATTTTGAAGATGATGGTAGATGGAATCATACAACGATAGTTGTAGCAAAAGATGCGGACGGTATGCCGCTTGTAAATGCTCATTCTGCTAATAGTCGTATGCGTTATTGGAATTATGAAGATTCCAGCAAATATACGCCACAAATGAAATATAAATTTTTTCATATTATTAATGGGTAG
- the trmL gene encoding tRNA (uridine(34)/cytosine(34)/5-carboxymethylaminomethyluridine(34)-2'-O)-methyltransferase TrmL: protein MGVHVVLYQPEIPANTGNIARTCAATGTELHLIRPLGFSTDDKMLKRAGLDYWQHVKITYYDSIEEFYEKNSDGEFFYLTKYGEKAHTAFDYSKPEKDYYFVFGRETNGLPANVIEENFDHCLRIPMTDKVRSLNLSNTAAILIYEAFRQQNYPGLDLEIVY from the coding sequence GTGGGAGTACATGTTGTTTTATATCAACCAGAGATTCCAGCAAATACAGGGAATATTGCACGTACTTGTGCAGCTACTGGGACAGAATTACATTTAATTAGGCCATTAGGATTTTCAACGGATGATAAAATGTTAAAACGTGCCGGCCTAGATTATTGGCAGCACGTAAAAATTACGTATTATGATTCAATTGAAGAGTTTTATGAAAAAAATAGTGATGGTGAATTTTTCTATTTAACAAAGTATGGTGAAAAAGCACATACAGCGTTTGATTATAGTAAGCCTGAGAAAGATTATTACTTTGTATTTGGTAGAGAAACAAACGGATTGCCAGCAAACGTAATCGAAGAAAACTTCGATCATTGTTTGCGTATTCCAATGACTGACAAAGTACGTTCGTTAAATTTATCTAATACAGCAGCAATTTTAATCTATGAAGCATTCCGTCAACAAAATTATCCAGGTTTAGATTTAGAAATTGTATACTAA